Proteins from a genomic interval of Heteronotia binoei isolate CCM8104 ecotype False Entrance Well chromosome 5, APGP_CSIRO_Hbin_v1, whole genome shotgun sequence:
- the HYAL1 gene encoding hyaluronidase-1, translating to MNMACLTVWVCLLNIFTMAWTHGIARGGHLLEDLPFLTVWNAPSQECQEKYNVSLNLRIFDVVVNRNESFLGKQMTLFYSNRLGYYPYYTKNGTVVYGGVPQNASLEHHLWKAQQDIKKTILETSFKGLAVIDWESWRPLWVRNWGSMEIYKNKSMDLVKGLHPDWSTDKVAKKAQLEFEQSSQAFMEQTLVLGKTLRPGGFWGFYGFPNCYNYENKQDNYTAECPEIEKQRNEKLQWLWNQSLALYPSIYLPKEIRLLNKSLEFVRHRVQEAFRMVNQTRNGSIPVLPYASIIYEHTQMAFLSQEDLVHTIGESASQGAAGVILWGSDNYSCSQEACLHVKKYMDTVLGHYIINVTSSARLCSQILCFSHGRCMRQDSHPEAFLHLSPTSFTIERHPTEPRLIVTGRMPEEEQVKMAEEFRCRCYSGWDGPQCNKKSSRNQ from the exons ATGAATATGGCATGTTTAACCGTTTGGGTGTGCTTGTTGAATATTTTCACAATGGCTTGGACCCATGGAATAGCTAGAGGAGGCCACTTGCTCGAGGATCTCCCATTTCTCACTGTCTGGAATGCTCCAAGTCAAGAATGCCAAGAGAAATACAACGTGTCTCTCAACTTAAGGATTTTTGATGTGGTTGTAAACCGGAATGAATCATTCTTGGGCAAGCAAATGACCCTTTTCTACAGCAACAGGTTAGGATATTATCCATATTATACCAAGAATGGAACTGTAGTTTATGGGGGTGTTCCACAGAATGCCAGTCTAGAACATCATCTCTGGAAGGCTCAGCAAGACATTAAAAAAACTATCTTAGAGACCAGCTTCAAAGGCCTGGCAGTAATTGACTGGGAGAGTTGGCGTCCGTTGTGGGTTCGGAACTGGGGCTCCATGGAAATCTATAAGAATAAATCTATGGATCTGGTGAAGGGTCTGCACCCAGACTGGTCCACTGACAAAGTAGCTAAGAAAGCCCAGCTGGAATTTGAGCAAAGTAGCCAGGCGTTCATGGAGCAGACTTTGGTACTTGGCAAAACTTTAAGGCCTGGGGGTTTCTGGGGATTCTATGGCTTCCCAAACTGCTATAACTATGAAAACAAACAGGACAATTACACAGCAGAATGTCCAGAGattgagaagcagagaaatgAAAAACTGCAGTGGCTCTGGAACCAGAGTTTGGCTCTCTATCCAAGCATTTATCTCCCCAAGGAGATTAGACTTCTCAACAAAAGTCTGGAATTTGTCCGTCATCGAGTCCAGGAAGCATTCAGGATGGTGAACCAGACAAGGAATGGCAGCATTCCAGTGTTACCTTATGCTTCCATTATATATGAGCATACCCAGATGGCTTTCCTGTCACAG GAGGACTTGGTCCACACTATTGGAGAGAGTGCTTCCCAAGGTGCTGCTGGGGTCATCTTGTGGGGGAGTGATAATTACAGCTGCTCACAG GAAGCTTGTCTTCATGTGAAGAAGTATATGGATACTGTCCTTGGTCACTACATTATAAATGTCACCAGCAGTGCCAGGCTTTGCAGCCAGATATTGTGTTTCAGTCATGGACGCTGCATGCGGCAAGACAGTCACCCGGAAGCTTTTCTGCACCTCAGTCCTACCAGCTTTACTATTGAGAGGCATCCCACAGAGCCACGCTTAATTGTGACTGGTCGCATGCCAGAAGAGGAACAAGTGAAGATGGCAGAAGAATTTAGATGCCGATGTTATAGTGGCTGGGATGGCCCACAATGCAACAAGAAGTCATCTCGGAATCAGTGA